From Bos mutus isolate GX-2022 chromosome 5, NWIPB_WYAK_1.1, whole genome shotgun sequence, one genomic window encodes:
- the LOC102286096 gene encoding taste receptor type 2 member 31 — protein sequence MIMFMSNIVSILLMTEFVLGNFANVLLALVNCNDWTKRPKISADGILTALAFCRIVMFWAMLINWYVIVYNLTLYNSEVKIIVHVALTVSNHFSNWLATSLSIFYLLKIANFSSLIFLHLKWRVKSVVLMMMLGTSLFLFFQVAVLSMDEAIQTNEYEGNTTQKIKLRDTLHLSNVTLFTLTNFIPFTMSLTSFLLLIFSLWKHLRQMQLNGKGSQDPSTKVHIKAMQTVISFLFLFVIYILALILSVWNSNQLQKEPVQMLYDVILIMYPSIHSCILIW from the coding sequence ATGATAATGTTTATGTCAAACATTGTTTCCATTCTATTAATGACAGAATTTGTTCTGGGAAATTTTGCCAATGTCCTCTTAGCACTGGTGAACTGCAATGACTGGACCAAGAGACCAAAGATCTCAGCTGATGGGATTCTCACTGCTCTGGCATTCTGCAGAATTGTTATGTTCTGGGCAATGTTAATAAATTGGTATGTAATTGTGTATAATTTAACTCTATATAATTCAGAAGTAAAAATTATTGTTCATGTTGCCTTGACAGTAAGCAACCATTTTAGTAACTGGCTTGCTACTAGCCtcagtatattttatttgttgaagatAGCCAATTTCTCCAGCCTAATTTTTCTTCACCTGAAGTGGAGAGTTAAAAGTGTAGTTCTCATGATGATGTTGGGGACgtcattgttcttattttttcaagTTGCAGTGTTAAGCATGGATGAGGCTATTCAGACAAATGAATATGAAGGAAATACCACTCAGAAGATCAAACTAAGGGACACTTTACACCTTTCAAATGTGACTCTGTTCACACTAACAAACTTTATACCCTTCACTATGTCCTTGACATCTTTTCTGCTGCTAATCTTTTCCCTGTGGAAACATCTCAGGCAGATGCAGCTCAATGGTAAAGGATCCCAAGATCCCAGCACCAAGGTCCACATAAAAGCCATGCAAACTGtcatctcctttcttttcctgtttgttaTTTACATTCTGGCTCTAATTTTATCAGTTTGGAATTCTAATCAGCTGCAGAAAGAACCAGTCCAAATGCTTTATGATGTCATTTTAATCATGTATCCTTCAATCCACTCATGTATCTTGATCTGGTGA